Within Topomyia yanbarensis strain Yona2022 chromosome 2, ASM3024719v1, whole genome shotgun sequence, the genomic segment gttcagaaatattgaatgctttgaaaatccaatcaacaatttcagaaaatttcaataaacctatccccggttgaggctcggaggaagttgaagttttattatttccagtaatggtgttctgtttggattgtacattaccaaaaccgggagggactggtttcggtattgcatcggaattctttagctttggccgcaatttatttgttggaggagaaattttaaggcccttgcttggcagtttgggaaaagaggattgttttcttttcctggatcctctaggtaaaacaaatgatgtaccttcggacgcttcgtcagagtcagactctttcgacaatagaatagcgtatctgttttctgggaccgtgggttcaggagtagcatttttcagtatttctgcataagagcgcttagatctctccttcaaggatcgtttaattttctcctcccgcaatttatatatgggacatgcaaggagctcgtgtgaagtttctccgcaatgtaaacatttttctaagtttttattgcatgtatcctcttgatgagcagtttacaattgaggcaattcatcacacgagggatgaaaaggcgaacggggagacgaattttattaatgagaacatggctaggcaaagcagacccagcgaaagttacacgaaatgaataggatggtcggtaaacttttttctcttcttcaattgatactgagtacaattgcttaacatcgagtatttttactttattaagtagggtgttcttgaaacaaccaacaccatgcttaagtatatcctcggcagtgaggctgggttcggagatgactccatcgcattctatatcgcgcgaaagtatataaactttatattcacgcgtgaagagttcgcaggctactatctcgttagcttgtctaatgttatcaatgctaactcgaagtttgtctttatttattttcacgatctctgttacagccgaaaatcgtgaagtcagatcccgtgcaatttgcacaaggtttaatggctttcctttccgcctgaagaaaacctgccaaggtccagaagacccttgagggtataattttattctaaggggagttgagggagggggatcagaagaattttgctcttgtgaaatggaggattccatctcactatcctccatctcgcctaccatacacagtaagtaaattaaatactaacactagcaaaattatattaaaatctacctgtccttcgaagagttgcagattctcgctgtctccctctgtcacgctcgggttgaacacagcgcaaccaccactaccaagatggagccgctgACAAAGactgagcgatgaaaacgtgaccccttaaaatcactatttctcatttgtcacttcatacattgatttatcgcaaatactttgtttgcagcacttttagaactttgtatggcaaatatttttgctgaagtaacaaagtgattatctcgtctatttgaagagttatgaacgatttttttttgaaaaatacaccattttcaaaaaataattatttattttacagaaataacgctcccgcagttttttcaccaaaaactagaaaagttccgatatttcaaatgaaattagaagattgaaaatccatttgcaatgttggaagatatatagctttgaaaaacaccatttttgttttgaaaatcgcctgtaactatgcaaacaaacgagatagaaacttcattgcttcggaaaaaatgtgtatttacaaaagttctaaaaacctctagaacaaagtattagcgagaaattaacacataaaaagatattaatagaaaaccaatttttaacgagccaccctaccttaaatattgcaaaaatcatattacatgaaccattagagatagccacatagttttttcagaaaagttgcttcaatttgatggatttataattttgtagaacattatgtagctgaattttacatatctatgAAGTTGATACGTTGAAcatcctaaccacaaggaccaccctaattcaactaagataaaaaaatcggcaagaaagttctaagaaagtttgccgaagatactatatatctaaaaccaacggtttaggcgcaaacagttttgtcttcctaaatacagctttgggaccatagtgcactggcttcggtattttcaacaataacacttcgatttctttcaagcttgcagaacctgcctctgtttacacagccgaactagcagcatttcactatagtctggaagtcattgatactttacttccgagccattatttcatcctcacagatagcctcagcacaattaaggcactacgctcattaaagcttgacaatcacgctccgttctttttgaaaaagatacgagaatacttaactaaattatcaaataaatcttatcaaattaccttagtgtggattcccgctcattgctccataccgggtaatgagagagcggataatttagccaaaataggagcactggacggtgacatctatgaaagacctattgccttcaatgaattttatagcgcttctcgtcagaggacgcttactagttggcaaacatcatgggataatggagatctgggacggtggttgcactcaattatccctaaagtatcaacgaaggcatggttcaaagggttggatgtaagtcgaaacttcattcgtgtgatgtctaggctcatgtccaaccattatacgttgaatgcgcatctccgccgtattgggatcgcagaagataatcaatgtgcttgcggagagggttacgaagacattgaacatgttgtttgaaaacaataaatattcaaatataattatccccacaatgtttctagttttttttcccttgctacccacaaataatttagatttcttcgcagttagttaagttagataaaacgatataaataaagaaaaaaataaacaaaaattacagaaaaactatcaataggtttacaatgaaattcaagaaaatagagtataaataaaaatattcaaaatgatgattatcctcagtgttagcattagaaagtgaatttttattataacgtgatagtcttaagaacttttgtaacatgttatgtaaaaaaaccccggcgtaaaaaagcttttgcaaatgccgtgtcaaataaacgttttatgaaaaaaaaagaatcaggatgctcgttcggatgtttatatttacttcaagggccccagccgccatgcttaattttgcaagtataatatTAATAGACTGAAaggtgtcaaatgttcccacctttctctccatcttggtggtggattgcctaattgcaCCAATGCCGCCGATAACGCTATTtttcatcggcgcacacctctaactCAGGCTGGATAAACTGGGGAAAATAATTGTATTGTTTTATGTTGTGTTTTATGTTGGCTATTGTCCTGTAGATGAGCAACATCGAGCCCGAAGCCGGTCGACAGAAAACAACaataatgtcgtttttgcttgaagcggaactgagttagtttctaaccccaactgctgtcaaaatgtatgaactgacagcggttggggttagaacctgactcagtttcggggtcaatcGAAAACGCCATAATTTATGAGTTTCGGTGAACTGATGCACCGTCCGCTGCTCGTCGATTTGACCGTGGAAGAGCAGACTCGACTGAAAGTGATCTATGGTTCGGCCGAAGGTTTCCACGCGGTCGATCTCGACTAAGCTACCGTTTATGATATCTACCTTCCTAAACATGTAAGTTTGCACATTTTTCAACCGTCTAtggcagtggcgtagtaagcaAAATTTTCGGTGGGGGATatgtatatttgttattttagagagcagaaaaagttcaaaaacaccCTGAGCTGGCCCACAAGGTACCTACAAAATCAACAACTCAGGAAACTGGTTTGAGCAGCCACCCTACCCGCTAAAACAACTTCGGAACCTGATTACCCCCCGTTACTACCTTAcagcattacttcggggaggttttttttctatgtgCATGCAGCATCCAtcctcgacacactaccagCTGTCGACCATCACCACAACGTGGTAATTTCTGTATGGAAGAAGGAAAGCTAGCTGAATTAGTACTCTTCCCTAACGAGGACAATTTGGCCGGCAAACttcatattgtctaatttactgagcccttccgCTTCCTTCTGCCATTCAACACAACGACTCGGTTCCCTTGTGACATTCAACGTCGCAGCTTCTTGACCGTTTGACTCTCTATCCGGTGCCATTTAGTACCGCAACTCCTATGGGCCCTTTGGCTCTCGTCTAGCGCCATTTAGTACCACATTCTCGTTGAGATctcgacttgttcgcaaactactcggtctagtcccagacgatggacctagcttattccgacggagaattccccggcgagagaagttcttccgaaaccgagccaaccagtcAGGCTCCGGGGTCGGTCCGGTGATTCCAGTGGAGCAAGGCGTTCgattcgctggtgccccgatgacgcaaaactggtggtgtctcgtcgcgatctatacagtctagtccccgacgctGAATCTTGCTTACGCCGACAAAGAGTTCCCCAAGTTCTCAAGGTACCGATTCTTGTTCTGTCATCGCTATATTTCTCTCGGGCCTACCGGTAGGGTACCGCGGTCAGTCTGGCGATTGTGGGTGGAGCGTGGCGTTCGGTTCGCTACCCAGTGCTCCATCGCAGTCCACTCGGCTAATCTCCAGCGATAGATCAAACATACTCCAGCAGAGTTTTCCGGCGATGATTGCTCTCTTGCGGAcatattctgcgcggcgtgtaaTGTGAGATGAgtaaactcacctcactttacgtgacttttctcacccgatttTGAGAGTCGACACGGGTGaggtcgtctcacgtcacccgaagtgactctacAGAATtaggtgagaaaagtcacgtagaggGGGGTGAGATTAGTCGTTTTACATCACACACCGCGCAGAATAGGGGCCGCTGAAACCGTTGCTCGCTATCTATCATGCCATTTCCGCTGTAAGGCAGTCATGATCTAAGTCACCACTTTGTTGACTGCGTTCCACGTAATTACGTCGTTTATCATTTTGTGGACAACATTAGCCAGGTTGATGTCCTGCCCTCCTGTTTCAAGTATCTCCCCGCGTATCGTTGCGTACCTCGGACCTTCGAAAGCCACTTgtctccggtgtctcctcgatgtTCTCACACTTAGGGCACAACTGTGACGTTGCTTGTCCAATccgatgaagatactttctGATGCAGCCATAGCCCGACAGGaactgtgtcaggtggaagtatACCAGCTCTACTTGCTTTCTGTTGAACTACGTTAACAGGTTTAGGAGGAGCCATAGGTAGGTCCACCTTTTTCAGTATTGTCCCATTTCTGCAGTCATTTCACCATCAAATCTATTCTCACCATCTTCCACGCGTTTCTGGTGTGTCTCcgattgtagcactcgatatcctcggccagggtgatgcagacgATATTGTTCTATATGCGCTCGCAACCCATACGGCTATCAACCGGGACGTCCTgtacagcttttcgcggttccgcATGATTTTCAACGCTGCACCCCAGGCCGGAACTCCATATCACCGTATCGATGAAGAAACACTAGGTAAAAGACGTCTTGTGCTGCTTCTCGATTCTCGAACTACCGATCTTTCACATTAcctaaacacttctgcagcactatCCTGAGCATGTTGCGCCACGTTTgctattccatccggaccggagCTGGACGCCGTCTAGTGCATGGCACCAGCTTTCGCTGCATCATAAGCCATCACAATCCTTCTGGCTAGCTCAGCCGAATCAACGTTCTCGGTTcctcaacgaagaggtcttccactttcgctcgccAATCATGGTTGCTATAGGTATACTTCtttcacactctccagtccatgttcgccgttaGTGAAGGACTAGAGAATGTGACGTCGAAGATAGGCTCTTTCCCgtttctccgaaatgtgctaacggaatcttcattgcacaatcgtacatcTAACTTCACTAGAGCGGCTTGCAGGATAcatcctcttgtgttggttactctaccgCCCTCTTCACAATCTAGGCATtaaagtcaccaccaatgactaccggctttcagacgatcaactgctcggttaacggTTTGAAAATTCGGTTGAGCTTCACCACTGTCCGCTTAGCAGATCCCATTGATTTTGGTTATCACGAAGCTTACGAGTTTGCTGAAGTTACTTTCTGGTACTACTCAATGATAAGTTACCACAAGCATTTCTGTGAGCCGTTTAGCTCCCGTTTTCGTGAGCTATTCAGCTTTCATCTCAGTGATCCATTTAGCTACTGATACCATGATCCATTTAGCTCCGGTTTCCGTGAATCATTTAGTTCCTAGCTTTATCGCGGTCTAGTCGGAAAATCACCGGCATTAACTCACCTTAATCCGACTGAGAATTCCTCGGCAGCGTAATTTCTCCTGAAACTGATACCcgtttccttgagccatttagctcccagcagGTGAAaataccctactccgactgaaagttccctggcggcggaatttctttcagttccgatatccgtttcgtgaacaaGTTAGCTCCTAGGTTTGTCACGATACAAGTGAAGCATTTAACTCCGCTtcgtcgcgatctactcgatgtagtCCTCGACGGTAaacctagcctccacaacgagccAACTGGTAGGTGCCGAGGTCTATCGCCAAGCAAATATCCTCAGAAGATAACTTTTGAACaagaaactttaaaaaattccatttaaaatattaggcacatTTTTGTCGAACGTATTCAAGGAAGATGGCAACCCTGCTATCGAAAACAGCCGCGGTTTTTGCGCTCTTGtaactttcaataaaaagttatagaaaaaatCGTAAATAATGGATATATCTGCTATCTCCAAAAGCGTAGTTAAGTATAAAGACATCGATTCCCGGTCGCGTCGTGATTTTCCGCAACGCCACTAAGACGTTAGAAGTGTTTTGTATCCGGAATGTAAACTAACCTATAGAACCGCCGCGGAGGTTTGCTTCGTCGAGTGTGAAGTGAAAATTCTCCCATAAATACCTGCTTTTCGGGTCGTATAGTACGCGATTATTCGCCGGAAAGTGTTCAAAAGGACCGTCGGACAGTCGGTCATCATACACCGGAGGAAATGGATTCACGAAGCGTtttccgaaggtttttgcatcCCCGCAGAAGCAGCTTCAGTTGAGCATACAAGTGGGACGAGAGAATATACCTCCGCATTCGTCACTCCGCACTTTCGTACAAATGCTGTTGCAGCGGCTGAGAGAGTGAGAAGAGCTATTGCGAAATCGAGATGCGCGAACCGACTGAAAAGTGCGTATGCATAGTAGATGCAGAGGACTGTATTGTGATTGTCGCGGTTTGTATAGTTTTCTCTGTCTTTTTCGCTCTTGTGGGGCGTCCATGGATTTTCCAGCTTAaccagctgcgttggtattgtgccaTTCTGACGTTAACTTGGGAGgcaaacaaaccgcttctgggaTTAAGAAGAGGGCGATAGTATTGAAATGCGAGATCTCAATAGGGCCCCCTACATGAGGCGCTAGTAGTGTccttactgagcagtaatgtcacttttaatgatcgtgtaaggtgagtaatgacggaattcccatacaattctagtaatgacacttttattgcgcgtgtaagggCCCCCAATGTGCGTACTTTAAACGCCAGATATCTCAATTGGTTTGACCAGTTTGGCAAAACACGGTATATAGGTGCCAAACTGGTTAATGCTCTGCATGGGTGGGGGACACGGACGGAGCGGTACAGCTTGCGATAGTCCTGGACTAGTCTTCTGTATCTGCTGCATGCATACTGTTGTTGATAAATTGCGCTGTACTTGCAAACGTAAGAAAGAGAAAGGATTGCTCGAGCTGTTTGATGCGTGAGAAAGCTGGAGATTTTGAGGATATCTGGAGAAGGTTTGGCATGGGACGAAAAATGAATAAGCAAGTATCAGTCACTAGCGTAAGTAGGAGATgaggaaggaaatagaaaaactggtatatttttctacaGACTTATTCTAATTTATAtgtacaaaaatcaaataaatacactaaatacgcctcgatttcttacctcatgtaaggaatcgaaagtcttattgtaatgttataatccatttgatacaaacattacagtaagccagggctggttgatggaacgatgaccttggaacatgtctggcgctgtacacgaaacgggtcatcggaaagtcaattgagctaacacctacctaaatccttgaaccaagttatttgcatggatatgttaaaatacatgcaaacattttttttctgtaaatcactaccagctagtgggagttaggatggttaacacacacacacacaatcgaaaacgCCATAAGTATTGCGTCCTGTCTCGTGTCTTAGTGAAACATATttaattcaaatattatttttacacaTAACAAACTAGCAAAAGGTACagtaccaaaaaaatcgaaaaaaaattaatagtaGTAAACCAACTGAGGCCAtgacaaaaaaattcaatttttttcgcgatgataataatttgaaataactttGAGCGGCCAAAGAATCATTACCGGTACTTAAAAGTAAAACCTTACTCTGTATGACGAGCATACTAACAAATTCACTCGTGCAaaggttattattattataactcCTCCTGGAAAGAGAAGCAAGCTTGTTCATCACGAATAAATTAAAAGAATGACACAAATTCATTTACTAATTTAGTGCCAAAATAGAAAGTCTAAACGATGCAGAAAATGAGGAAGAGACTCCGGTTTTTGTCGCATCTTAACACGAGATAAggatattgtcaataaaaatattgacaaaattGCTTCATtatgtcaatcccatttgatttccacatgatcaatattttaaagatgcccttacaccatcaatatattatcaataattgatttattggcaatatttctgctcgtgtagggtccgctttacgACATGATAGAAGGAATTCAGTGGATTAATTCTTGGCTTTTGCCGGCCCATGCAACACAGTCTCTATGCCGGGGTTCTCCGGAGCAAGATAATAGTGATATAACCGCCTAGTGAACACCAGCTCCATGGATAAGATCTAAAACATCATATGGCCGAAAAATAATCTTCCTGATTATTTTTGCTGCTAGTAGTCTGTGTCTTTTTCTTTATCTTGCGAACTAAAGCAGTCAAATCATCTTTTGTGCTGCTTTACCGTTCCCTTTGACTCGTTGACTAAACGCATGATATTCTTGAACCTAGTTCCATCCTAaaaatagaaatagaaataCTAGAAGCTAAATTGTTACGATCATGTCATAAGAACTTGAGTTGATTGAAAATGGCATCGTCTCCAGAGAGTTATCCGTTAATAATGTCAAATGCGAAACTCATCCGTAGAATGGCGTAGTATAAGGAAACAAGTCGCGACAATAAAGTTATTATTAATCTCCGATTCTCTAATTCACACTGGGTATTCAGAAGTGTTTGTAGACAGGCAACTCAGGAGCTAAATGCAGTGTGTATGTGATATGTTGTGACCTGGTTGAGCCTGTACTGTACTGTAGTTGTACTGACACAGGCTATACATTTAAACtttatacataaaatgcaatatATACGTCTTTTTCCAGGTCTCGTGATACGTGTGAAAGGAGTAGCAGAGGTGAATTGGACGGTACGACGGTGGTCGAACAGAAACAGACGCATCATTCGATACCACGGTCGCCAGGATTTTATGAAATTCACAACATATCTAGCTGGATCAGCAAACGGCAGCACCATTGAACTGCCACCCGGTACGCACACCTACACGTTTTCCTGTGTTCTTCCACCGAACCTCGGAACCTCAGTGGAAGCTGATCATGGTCACATCCGATACACACTGAAAGTCGTTATGGAGCGCCCGTGGAAGCTGAATAAATCTTACAAAATGCCTTTCACCGTTATGCAGCCTGTGGATCTCAACTACGAGAGAAGTGCTGGCTTACCGATCAAGGTGCAGAATATTAAGACGATTTATTGCTTTCCTTGCGGTTCTAGTTCAGTAAACATGTTCGTTAACATACCAGTTTCCGGGTATGTCTCCGGACAAACCATACCTGTGAAGATCGATGTCGATAATCGAAGTATGACGGACATGGATGCAATCAGTACCAAGCTAGTGCAGCTAATTACCTTAATCAGCCAAACTCCTTACAAGAGACTGAAGATTGTTCCTAAAGTGATCGTGAAAACACGCTGTTCAGGTGTGTGCAAGCGGTCGAAGAAGAGTTACGAACAATACCTTTTAATACCTCCAACACCGCCGACCAGCACAGTATGCGACGTGTTACATGTAAACTACAGCATCGAAGTAGTAGGAAAATTTGGAGGTTTTTTGAAAAAGCTCAGAATACGAATTCCCATCACCTTGGGAACGGTCGCCATGACGATTCCTTCATTCGAATCCATGACAGCTCCAGTTGTACAGCAACCACTGGCCAGTACGTCCGCGAGTGCCCCTTTACCTGATGATTTTCCTGTACCTTCCGGAGTGGCCAGTACATCAAGCTTCCCAGTTGATTCATGTAAGTATATTCTTTAGTTGATTTCGTCACGCAATCATATTTTTTCACTTGTTTAACAGCTCCTCCGACGTACGAGGAAGCGATGAATGCCAATCCTATCAACATTCAGCACGGAAGGCAATCCAACTGTATTGGTTGGCAATTAAACGCTTCGGATACACCGCTGTTAGCTTTAAACCACAGTTACGAAAAATGATGTTATGTCTAGAGGTTAGCAATTTGGAAATATTCTTTAATTGATCCTATAGAAGACGATTGTTCTTGGactatttttaaaaagttaAAGAAGATATTATTTATACATGAGCATGTCGACGCATATAACTGTTTTACAAATAAGCACAGAGTAAGCAACATTGACAACGACTTTACTAGGATTCAAACATGCAATAAGACTATCGAATCGATAAGGGTATCCGATCGGGTACCCTTCTATTTATTTAAATACTccgcacattttttttattttgtaactttaaactaaaaaaaaaacaattttatttactTTACAAACCGAAAAATGACGTCTCTGATAAATGGCAGCATGCTGCCCAGCCAGAAGTAGGATCCATTTGTTTCTCTTACATTACACCATGATCAGATGCATTTTGCAACCTTCAATCTGTTCCCCGATGCTGTTTACAATCTGAAGTGACACTTAAAATCAAACGATAATAGATCTGAAGGCTGtctcttatttttatttttgtacgtatatatgtatgtatattattctaaaataaaaatataacaataaataataatcCGCACCAGGCAATGCACTAAACATGGACATTGGCGCAGATATGCACCCGTCTGAGCTCCTCTATCCCTTAGAAATCGCCTTAAAAGTTGAAGACATTATTAAGTaggattatttaaaaaaattataattattatGTACTTTATGTTGTATATAGAAAGGCATTTATACATTGAATACTCAATCGGAACATTACATAAATCTTTGAACCGCTCAACATTATTTTTTGATTCCGAGAAAAGGACAATCGCCTCCCCTAGATATGGAAACTTGCATAAAGAAATCTCTCTGC encodes:
- the LOC131685927 gene encoding arrestin domain-containing protein 2-like → MVAVNMLELQNCYIALDSPSNTYFAGQTVNGKVVLTIVDSPKKIQGLVIRVKGVAEVNWTVRRWSNRNRRIIRYHGRQDFMKFTTYLAGSANGSTIELPPGTHTYTFSCVLPPNLGTSVEADHGHIRYTLKVVMERPWKLNKSYKMPFTVMQPVDLNYERSAGLPIKVQNIKTIYCFPCGSSSVNMFVNIPVSGYVSGQTIPVKIDVDNRSMTDMDAISTKLVQLITLISQTPYKRLKIVPKVIVKTRCSGVCKRSKKSYEQYLLIPPTPPTSTVCDVLHVNYSIEVVGKFGGFLKKLRIRIPITLGTVAMTIPSFESMTAPVVQQPLASTSASAPLPDDFPVPSGVASTSSFPVDSSPPTYEEAMNANPINIQHGRQSNCIGWQLNASDTPLLALNHSYEK